A part of Neodiprion pinetum isolate iyNeoPine1 chromosome 4, iyNeoPine1.2, whole genome shotgun sequence genomic DNA contains:
- the Idgf4 gene encoding chitinase-like protein Idgf4, with amino-acid sequence MKLITVGVLATLCVATFAVQHPHDKVVCFWNSTSFERQGPAKFQMEDLRPALSLCTHLVYGYAGINAETHEATPLHPNIDTGAGYAFFRTVTQFKRTFPDLKVYLSIGGNDDPYEETHKYLVVTETSETRAKFVNSVGRLLTDYDFDGVDLAWQFPEVKVKKKRGFFGSIAHSVKKVFGYGKFKDEREQDHRDGFTILVRDIKNLLRQRNNKDLTITVLPHVNSSIYYDARALTPNIEAVHLFAFDQKTPDRNPKDADYPAPIYESYGRAFDENIDGQVRYWLEHGTPGSKIIVGIPTFARTWKLTADSQISGVPPLDVDGPGAEGPQTLTPGLLSYTEVCTRLTETTLGTILRRVSDPSKKYGSYAYQSYNDATGADGIWVGYEDPDTAGNKANYVKAKGLGGVAIVDLSLDDFRGVCTGDKFPITRAAKYKL; translated from the exons ATGAAGCTGATCACTGTAGGAGTTTTGGCGACGCTGTGCGTCGCCACATTTGCTGTTCAGCACCCCCACGACAAGGTTGTTTGTTTCTGGAACTCGACCTCTTTCGAACGCCAAG GTCCGGCTAAGTTCCAAATGGAAGATCTGCGCCCGGCACTGTCACTCTGCACCCACCTGGTCTACGGATACGCTGGCATCAACGCCGAGACCCACGAAGCCACACCTCTCCATCCAAACATCGACACTGGGGCCGGTTACGCCTTCTTCCGAACGGTTACTCAGTTCAAGAGGACCTTCCCTGACCTCAAGGTCTACCTTAGCATTGGTGGAAACGATGACCCCTATGAAGAGACCCACAAGTACCTCGTCGTG ACCGAGACGAGCGAGACCAGAGCAAAGTTCGTCAACTCTGTCGGACGTCTTTTGACCGATTACGACTTCGACGGTGTGGATCTGGCGTGGCAGTTCCCCGAGGTCAAGGTCAAGAAGAAGCGTGGATTCTTCGGCAGCATTGCTCACAGTGTCAAGAAGGTCTTCGGTTATGGCAAGTTCAAGGACGAGAGGGAGCAGGACCACCGTGACGGGTTCACCATCCTGGTACGAGACATCAAGAACCTCCTCAGACAGAGGAATAACAAGGACCTCACCATAACCGTCCTGCCCCACGTGAACTCCTCCA TCTACTACGACGCTCGAGCTCTGACTCCCAACATCGAAGCGGTACATCTCTTCGCCTTCGACCAGAAGACTCCAGACCGCAACCCCAAGGACGCAGACTACCCTGCCCCGATTTACGAAAGCTACGGACGCGCTTTCGATGAAAACATCGACGGTCAAGTGAG GTACTGGCTCGAGCACGGCACTCCAGGAAGTAAAATCATCGTCGGGATTCCGACTTTCGCCCGCACCTGGAAGCTGACTGCTGACAGCCAGATATCCGGAGTGCCTCCACTGGACGTGGACGGCCCTGGAGCAGAAGGACCGCAAACTTTGACACCTGGTCTCCTCTCCTACACGGAGGTCTGCACTCGGCTCACAGAGACGACGCTCGGCACAATTTTACGCCGGGTTAGCGATCCCTCGAAGAAGTACGGAAGCTACGCCTACCAGTCGTATAACGATGCGACCGGCGCCGACGGCATTTGGGTCGGATACGAGGACCCGGACACTGCCGGAAACAAGGCGAACTACGTGAAGGCAAAGGGCCTCGGTGGAGTCGCGATCGTCGATCTTTCCCTAGACGATTTCAGAGGCGTTTGCACCGGTGACAAGTTCCCGATTACCCGTGCAGCCAAGTACAAGTTGTAA